The following coding sequences are from one Solea solea chromosome 4, fSolSol10.1, whole genome shotgun sequence window:
- the ruvbl2 gene encoding ruvB-like 2, translating to MATTKVPEVRDIMRIERIGAHSHIRGLGLDDALEPRQVSQGMVGQLASRRAAGIILEIIKDGQIAGRAVLIAGQPGTGKTAIAMGIAQSLGSDTPFTALAGSEIFSLEMSKTEALSQAFRKAIGVRIKEETEIIEGEVVEIQIDRPATGTGAKVGKLTLKTTEMETIYDLGNKMIESLSKEKVQAGDVITIDKATGKISKLGRSFTRARDYDAMGAQTQFVQCPEGELQKRKEVVHTVSLHEIDVINSRTQGFLALFSGDTGEIKSEVREQINAKVCEWREEGKAEIIPGVLFIDEVHMLDMECFSFLNRALESDLSPVLIMATNRGITRIRGTNYQSPHGIPIDLLDRLLIIATSPYTEKETRQILKIRCEEEDVELSEEAHTVLTRIGMETSLRYAIQLISTAGLVCRKRKGTEVQVDDIKRVYSLFLDEARSSQYMKEYQDSFLFNETQKAPMDTS from the exons ATGGCGACTACAAAGGTTCCAGAGGTTCGCGATATAATGCGAATCGAGAGAATTG GTGCACACTCTCACATCCGAGGCCTTGGTTTGGATGATGCTTTGGAGCCGAGACAG GTGTCTCAGGGGATGGTTGGCCAGCTGGCCTCCCGTCGAGCTGCTGGCATCATTCTGGAGATCATCAAAGATGGCCAAATCGCTGGCAGGGCAGTCCTGATTGCTGGTCAACCTGGCACAGGAAAGACTGCCATTGCTATGG GCATCGCCCAGTCTCTTGGCTCTGATACACCGTTCACAGCCTTGGCTGGTAGTGAGATCTTCTCTCTTGAGATGAGCAAAACCGAGGCACTCAGTCAAGCTTTTAGAAAAGCCATTGGAGTGAGAATTAA agaagaaacagagaTTATTGAAGGAGAGGTGGTGGAAATCCAGATTGATAGACCAGCCACTGGAACG GGTGCCAAGGTAGGAAAGCTGACTCTAAAGACTACTGAGATGGAGACAATATATGATTTAGGCAACAAGATGATTGAAAGTCTTAGTAAAGAGAAGGTTCAAGCAGG AGATGTTATTACCATTGACAAAGCCACTGGAAAGATCAGCAAACTGGGCCGCTCCTTCACCAGAGCCAGAGACTATGATGCCATGGGAGCTCAG ACACAGTTTGTACAGTGTCCAGAGGGAGAGCTGCAGAAGAGGAAAGAGGTGGTCCACACAGTGTCCCTCCATGAGATCGACGTCATCAACAGCCGTACACAAGGATTCCTGGCTCTTTTCTCCGGAGACACCGGAGAGATAAAGTCGGAAGTCCGTGAGCAGATTAATGCTAAAGTGTGCGAGTGGAGGGAAGAGGGAAAAGCAGAGATCATTCCAGGG GTGTTATTTATTGACGAGGTCCATATGCTGGATATGGAGTGCTTTTCTTTCCTGAACCGTGCCCTCGAGAGTGACCTGTCCCCTGTTCTCATTATGGCCACCAACAGAGGCATCACTCG TATCCGTGGCACAAACTACCAGAGCCCTCATGGAATCCCCATCGACCTGCTCGATCGCCTGCTCATCATCGCCACCTCGCCATACACCGAGAAAGAGACGAGGCAGATCCTCAAGATCCG gtgtgaggaggaggatgtggagCTGAGCGAGGAAgctcacactgtcctgactcgCATTGGTATGGAGACATCACTGCGTTACGCCATTCAGCTGATCAGCACTGCAGGACTGGTGTGTCGCAAACGCAAG GGGACAGAAGTGCAGGTGGACGACATTAAGCGGGTCTACTCTTTGTTCCTGGATGAGGCCAGATCCTCTCAATACATGAAGGAGTATCAGGATTCCTTCCTCTTTAATGAAACAC AAAAAGCTCCGATGGACACCTCGTAA